The segment GGAATCAAACCCTGTATCCCAAAAATGAGTGATAAAACAGGAATATTTACTTCCAGCGCTGTGGTGCAAGAGGGTTCTCCTCCTTCTTTGCACACCGCATGACTTAACGtgcagctacttatagtgtaaagacatgcatagttataagcgcctactacatattcataactttccCCCACTTCGTATTATCgttagttctggaaggttcactccagtcttgcgcccacgtagtgcctcctggtggttgtGGGATGaggtctcagggatgaagtaagaagtcttaCTGCAAGTCCCTGCAAGTGCCCCgagagcagcaagagcttcaggACCCAGACTGTGCCGGCCAACCACAAGCGGAGACACGCGGGTGGGCGCCAGTACACCTGCAGTGACTGTGGCAGGAGCTTCAGGCAGAAGGTGCACCTCACCAACCACCAGCACATCCACACGGGCGAACGTCCCTTCACCTGCAGTGActgtggcaagagcttcagctACAAGGGCTCTCTGATCACCCACCAGCAAATCCACACTGGTGAGCACCCCTTCAGCTGCACCAATTGCGGCAAGAGCTTCTGCGAGAAGTGCTCCGTGGTCATTCATCACTGCATCCACACTGGTGAGTGTCCCTTTGCCTGCACTGATTGCAGAAAGAATTTTAGATTGAAGTTCTTCCCGATCAATCACCACCGCATCCACACTGGTGAGCGCCCCTTCACCTGCACGGAGTGCAACAAGAGCTTCAGGCAGAAGAGCTCTCTGAGCGGACACCAGCGAGTGGCCTTTCACCTGCACGGAGTGTGGTGAGAGCTTCAGATGGAAGGACTCTCTGACTGaccaccagcgcatccacacctGCCAGCGCCCCTTTGCCTGTGGCCACTGTGATGGAAGAAATCCCTGCTCATCCCTCAGTGCATCCATACTATCAAGAAGCCCTAGAAGTGTGGCAGGTGTGACAAGACCTACAGGCAGAAGCAGAACCTGAAGAGACAACACTGGGTGCAGTGGGGCATTGGTCGGTCCTGTAGGGCAGTGACAGGATGGGGTGTGCTCAGGTGAGGGGGTGGATGGAGGCCAAGTCCTT is part of the Cuculus canorus isolate bCucCan1 chromosome 2, bCucCan1.pri, whole genome shotgun sequence genome and harbors:
- the LOC128851166 gene encoding LOW QUALITY PROTEIN: gastrula zinc finger protein XlCGF8.2DB-like (The sequence of the model RefSeq protein was modified relative to this genomic sequence to represent the inferred CDS: inserted 2 bases in 1 codon), whose amino-acid sequence is MGDSLEKQSGECLRMSHSQPIQQPGRERVPSGSTNCLRDEVRSLTASPCKCPESSKSFRTQTVPANHKRRHAGGRQYTCSDCGRSFRQKVHLTNHQHIHTGERPFTCSDCGKSFSYKGSLITHQQIHTGEHPFSCTNCGKSFCEKCSVVIHHCIHTGECPFACTDCRKNFRLKFFPINHHRIHTGERPFTCTECNKSFRQKSSLSGHQRVAXFTCTECGESFRWKDSLTDHQRIHTCQRPFACGHCDGRNPCSSLSASILSRSPRSVAGVTRPTGRSRT